From Bacteroides uniformis:
CCGCTTTGGTTTCTGGCAGTTTCTGTCGTTCTGAATATAGCGCTCGACTTGTTTTTTATCCTACAACTGGATTGGGGGATTCAGGGTGCGGCTGCGGCCACTGTCCTCGCTCAAGGAGTAGCTGCTCTGGGCATCATCATTTATACTTACAGAAGGCGTCCGGAACTGCGATGGCATCATGAAGATATGTGTTTTGACCGTACTTGCTTGAAGGAAATAGCTTCCTTCTCTACACTGACTTGCATCCAACAGTCGGTGATGAATCTGGGAATCCTGATGGTACAGGGACTTGTCAACAGCTTTGGAACAGCGGTAATGGCAGCTTTTGCGGCAGCTGTGAAGATTGACTCTTTCGCCTATATGCCCGTGCAGGAATTTGGGAACGCCTTTTCCACCTTTATTGCACAGAACTTCGGGGCCGGACGTTACGACCGTATCCACCGGGGTGTTCGCAGTGCATTTGTCACGGCTGTTGTTTTTTCGCTCCTTGTGTCCGTATTGGTTTTCATCTTTGCCAAACCGTTGATACTTATCTTTGTCCGTCCGGACGAAACGGAGATTATTGCGGTGGGAGTGGCGTACCTACGCATTGAAGGTGCTTTCTACTGTGGCATCGGTATCTTGTTTTTGCTGTACGGATACTACCGGGCCATCCGTATGCCGGGCATGTCTGTTGTGCTGACCGTGCTGTCGCTGGGCACCCGTGTAGTTCTTTCTTACTGGCTTGCTTCGATACCTGAGATTGGGGTGACAGGCATCTGGTGGTCCATCCCCATCGGCTGGCTGATTGCCGACGTGGTCGGTATCTGGTGCTATCGGTATGTTAAAGGAGTTAGAGGGAGTTAAAAGAAAATCCGGCAAATTTGCTCCACTGTCCTTTGGATATTTTCTTGAGCAAACTCGGGTTGCATGGCCTGCTCCAAAGAGATGGGAGAGGGGGTAATGGAGAATACGCCCCGGAATCCGGCTGCATTCAGTATCCCGGCATCCTCTATCGCTCCTGCCAGCAGGATGACGGGAATATGTTGCCTCCTTGCTTCCTGCAAGATGCCCGAAGGTACTTTCCCCATAAGAGTCTGCCGGTCCGATTTCCCTTCTCCGGTGATGAGGAGGTCGGCATCCTTAATCTTTTCTGCAAAGTCCAGAGTTTCCAAAAGAAGCTCTATGCCGGGTTTCAACTGTGCATCCAGAAATGCGTGGAGACCGCCCCCCATACCGCCTGCCGCACCGGCACCGGGATGCAAGGATACGTCTTTGCCGGTAGTGTGGAATATGACGTCTGAAAGATGCTGCATGGCAATATCCAGTTCCTTCACCATATCCGCGTCTGCTCCTTTTTGGGGAGCGAATACGTGGGCTGCTCCATTGGGACCGAAGAAAGGATTGCGTACATCACACGCCGTCGTGAAACATGCCTTTTTCAGTGCGGGATGGGCAGAAGAGCTGTCTATGGAGCTGATTTCCGATAGAAGGGCACCGCATAGGGCGATGCCTTTTTCCATGCTTCCCACTTCGTGTCCTTCTTTATCGAAGAAACGGAATCCCAATGCTTGCAGCATTCCCAGACCGGCATCGTTCGTGGCGCTCCCTCCAAGTCCGATGACGAAACGGAGGCATCCCCGTTCCAAGGCATCGTGTATCAGTTCGCCCGTTCCGAAGGTGGTGGTTTTCATCGGATTCCTTTTGTCGGCAGGAACCAGTGGCAGGCCGCTGATGGCAGCCATTTCTACGAATGCGGTATTGCCGTCTCCGGAGATGCCGTAACTGGCATCGCACGGTTGCATCAACGGGTCGTGGGCACGGACGGTGATACGTTTTCCGTTACTGGCTGCAAGTAGGACGTCGAGCATGCCTTCTCCACCGTCGGCCACGGGGAGCACGATGGTTTGGCATTCGGGACATGCGGCATGTACCCCTTGGGCGGCAGCTTCTCCGGCTTCTGCCGAGGTGAGGCATCCTTTGAAGGAATCGATGGCAATCACTATCTTTTGAGGCTTCATTTTAAATAACTGGTAGTCTATTTTCTGGAGGATCGATCCAGCCTGCAGATACATGTTCTTAGGTTGCGGATATCTGTTTTAAGTGCGAAAATAAAGCTTATTTTCAATACTTACAATGTTTAGTTCAAATAGTTTGAAACTTTCTTCAGATGATTTGGAAGTCCTTTGTTAAATGTTAGAGAGGATAATTTGACGTTTTTGTCATGTCTATTTTCGTAGGAAAAAAAGTTAGATAAAATAAACTATCGATACTTATATTCTTTGGTGCGTAAAATTCTTAAAAAGAAGAGCGAGTAATAGTAGAAAATAATATAGTTTCACTGAAAAATATCTATTTTTGCGGTAGATATACTTTTATGAAGGTTTTCGATAGGTATATTTTCATATGAATTGTCTCAAAAGTGAGTAATATTAGTTTAATGGTCGATAGGTTTATAAAAATAATAATTTATGCTATATCATTATACATCATTAGCAACATTTGCGTTGATTTTGACAACAAAGTCTATTAAGTTTAATCGCTTGGATTTAGTAGATGATCCGGATGAGAGTTTGTTTGGCTATGGGGATAGCGACATGAAATTGAATTCATCTTCGTTTGTTTCGTGTTGGACAGAGGATAAAGTAGAGAATATTGCTCTATGGAAAATGTATACAGACTTGAAAGGAGTGAGAATCGGGCTTGACAAGGATATGTTTGTTGTATATAAAATTAATGATAAAACTTCTTTTCTTAAAGAAAGATTCTATCGTGATGGACATTTAGCAGTAAGTAGTGATATGAATAATACAGAACCTTGTAATGTAAAGTATGATTTAAAAGATGATAATGATGCTGTTAAATGTTATAAAGAATATGCTGTTTCTTGTAAGAACGGTGACATTTTGCTTCATACTAATGAAATAGGGATTCATAAAAAGAAGTATTGGGATTTTCAAAAAGAGGCACGTTTCATAATAAGGGGAATGTCTGTTAATGAAAAAGGAGCTATTATAGATAGACCTCTTGAAAGAGAATCTTTTTATATACCGTTAAAATGGGAAGCTATGAAAAAAATGCAAGTTGTTTTAGGACCTAAAGCAGGAGAAGGTGAAAGAGCTATAGTTGATGCTTTGCTCTATAAAATTTTTCAAGATGATCATGATATTGATGTAAAAAAGAGTGTTGTAAGGATTAGATAATGATAGAATTTTACCTAAGTTTGTAAATGACATTTGGCTAAAATAAAATTTGAATAACCAAGAGATAGAGGTTTTACAGAGAATTTTCAAAGAACGTCAGTCAACATCCAAAGTGTTTGTACATTCTAAGAGCATTTGGAAAAAGTGATGTTGACATATGTGTTATTGTGATGGCGAAAGTGTTCTAGTCTCTTACAAAAGGCTTTCATCAAAGGATTGTTTGGTTATAAGGAAGTAATGTCCACTTCTATGACAACTATATTGGAGGAAATTAAGTGTGGCTTGCAAGTTACTAAAGCTACTCTCAAAATTATTGCTGTAAGTACTGGTGAATCGGAATTGACATATGATATGCGTGAGCAAGAAAAATATGAGAATCTGTTGGCACATATTTATTGATATTTCACTCTTTTTTATCTTCTTGATGGAGTAGAGTTTTTTGTTCCAATGGATGAAGTCCGGCAGATTAAAAGTTGCGGAGAAGTTGTCAGAGCTACATGACGAACTACGTACATGTAATGATTTTAGTAGTCCAAGTGAACTTCGCAATTTGAATATTTTTATCACTTGTCTGTTCTTTTGCTTTTTTACCGAAGACATAGGCTTTTTTGTGCATGACTAATTCACTGGTGTAAGGACATAACAGCGTAAAAATCTCTTTTCTTATTTCTACCACTTTTGATTTTGCATTATCTTTGCAGCATGAGCGAAGATACGTATAAAACCATCGTTGCCCCTTCCGAGGGCATTTACACTGAAAAGCGCAGCAAGTTCATTGCTATTGCCCTGCCGGTGCGTACAGTAGAGGAGGTGAAGGCGCATCTGGAAACTTACCAGAAGAAATACTACGACGCCCGCCACGTGTGTTACGCCTACATGTTGGGCCATGAGCGGAAGGACTTCCGTGCCAACGACAACGGCGAGCCATCGGGTACGGCAGGCAAGCCGATTCTGGGACAAATCAATTCCAACGAACTGACGGATATTCTCGTCATCGTAGTGCGCTACTTCGGCGGTATCAAGTTGGGTACGAGTGGACTGATTGTAGCTTATAAGGCTGCTGCCGCCGAAGCCATTGCCGCTGCCACCATCATTGAAAAGACGGTAGATGAGGCGGTGACTTTCCTCTTCGAATACCCCTTCATGAACGATGTGATGCGGGTGGTGAAGGAGGAGGAGCCGGAAATTCTGGAACAGTCGTATGATATGGACTGCCGTATGACGCTCCGCATCCGTCAGTCCATGATGCCGAAGTTGCGGGCACGGTTGGAGAAAGTAGAAACATTAAGGTTTGAATAATACAACAAATGGGATAAGAGCCCCTTTTAATAGGGAAGTTGTTCGTTTCCTTTAACGGAACAAGTTGTTTTCCTATGAGGAACAGACTGTTTTCTTTGCGGAAACGGCACCACTCCTTATGAAAGGCTGACTCCCCCCTTTAAACAAAAGAAAGTTTATGGCATTTAGTGCAACAAAAAGAGAACTGGGTGAGCTCTACACCTTCTTTCGCCTGCTGGCGGATGGAGCCGTGTCATTGGGCACACCGAAAGCTGAAAAAGACGAAACCCTGCGCTGGCCCGTTGCCTTGATACAGAGGGAAGAGCATGACGGTACGCGCCGTTACTATATCGAAGCGCAGGAAGTGCGCATTGTCAGCGGAACTGCCGGGAAGGACGGTTCGTTTGTTCCGGGCGAGAAGGAGGAACTGCGTTTCCCCCGCGAAGACTTTGGTGATGCGGCAGAGTTGGTTCTGCATCTGCTGAAGAACGTTTCGGGCGAGGAAGTGGAAGTGTCCGAAGGTTTGGAAGCCTTTTTGGATGCTGTCAACATCTTCGACCTGGAAGCAAAGACGGAGGACCGTACCGACTTCTCCGTTGCCTTCTGGCATCCCGAAGCACCTCTAACGGGCTTCAATGTCCGTTGTCGTCTTACCCCGATGAATCCGTTGCTGGACGGAGGGCGCACGGCGAATCTGAAGCTGGAGCAAAGCGGTGTCAAGTTTGCCGTGCCCACGGTGAACAAGGTGAATGCCCTGCCGGAATCTCCTACGGAAGTGGCAGAACGCATGATGATGATTGAGCGACTGGGCGGCGTGCTGAAGTATGCCGACGTTGCCGACCGCGTGTTCCGCTGCAACTTGCTGATGATAGACCTCCACTTCCCCCGCATGCTTGCCGAGATGGTACGCTTGATGCACTTGGACGGCATCACCCGCATCAGCGAATTGACGGAGCGCATCAAGGAGATGAATCCGTTGAAGATAAAGGACGAGTTGATAAACAAGCACCGCTTCTACGAGTTCAAGATGAAGCAGTTCCTGCTGGCACTTGCCCTCGGCATGCGCCCTGCCAAAATTTATAACGGTACGGACTCTGCCGTCGAAGGCATCTTCCTGACGGACGGCAGCGGGCAGGTACTTTGCTACCACAAATCCCGTCCGCAGGTCTTTGCAGACTTCCTCTATCAGAATACGCGTTTGGAGAAAGGTGCCGTAGAGAAAGATAAATACGGCTTCTTGGAGCGCGAGAACGGCGTCTGGTACTTCAAGCTGAATGTAAAGATTGGGCTGGTGAAACGGTGAAACAGCCCCACTGAACACGTACTGATGTGCATTATCAACTATCAATTCTCAAATAAATAAATAAATGAACGAGACATTACAAACCATCAAGGCACGCCGCAGCGTCCGTGCCTATACGGAACAGCAAGTTTCCGCAGAAGATTTGAACCTTATCCTTGAGGCGGCTACCTATGCTCCCAGTGGTATGCATTTGGAGACGTGGCACTTTACCGCCATCCAGAATAAGGAGGTGCTGGAAGAGCTGAACGATAAAATCAAAGGTGCCTTTGCCAAGAGTGACGACCTCCATACACGGGAGCGTGGACACAGCCAGACTTATTGTTGCTACTATCATGCCCCCACGTTGGTCATTGTCTCCAATGAGCCGGACAAGTGGTGGGCCGGTATGGATTGTGCCTGCGCCTTGGAGAACATTTTTCTTGCAGCCAAGTCCCTCGGCATCGGTTCCTGCTGGATTAACCAGTTGGGGCAGACCTGCGACGACCCCGATGTCCGCGCTTTCTTGACAAAGCTGGGTGTACCCGAGAGCCATAAGGTATATGGCTGCGCAGCCCTGGGATATGCTCCCGCCGATGCTCCGGTGAAGGAGAAAAAGGTGAAGGAAGGTACGGTGACCATCATCCGCTAAACAGAGATACCCGCAGGAGAGGTGGCGGTCAGGTAATTAATCATACATGAAGCAAAATAACGTATAATTCCGCCACTCTCCGTTGGGCTTCCTCTTCACAGAGGAAATGGGTTATCGCTGCATATTGATGATGCCGCTGTCCGTATCACTGTTGTTCAGCCCCTTGTTGCCTGCCTTGTGCTTGCGTCCGAACTCGAATGTATAGCCCATGCGCAGTACGACCATCTGTCCCGTCTCCCTGACGAATGTTTCGGAACGGAAAGGAGCCACTTCACTGATTCTTTCTTTTCCCACCTTATAGTTATTGGTGAAAGGAAACATAATGCCGATTCCCGCCTGAAGGTTCCGCCGGGTGTACATTGCCATGAATGCCGTCTGGTTTTCGTTCTTCTTGATGGTTTCGCCGAAGAAATTGTTCTGCACTTTCCGGAACTGCCCGAGCAGCGAGAAGTCTTTATATTGCACTTGCGCCATCACGCTGTAATAGAATTCATCGTACATATGGCTATAGTTCAAACCTTCCGACCAACTGCGCGTATATCCTCCCGAAGCATAAAGCGTCAGGAAATCCTTCAGCCCGAACAGCGTAGCGCCGTTAATGCCGACCATCAGTTCCGCATTCAGGCTTTGGAACGACCGCTGGTTTTCATCTTTCAGTATCAGTTTGCCGTCCTCCACGAAGATGCTTTCCATGATGGGATTGTCATAATACTGGTGGCGCACGCTCAGATTGGCGTTGAACTGCTTCTTCGAATAGCTGTAAGACAAGGAGTTCGTGAACTGTTGATACGTTTTCAGCAACGGGTTTCCGCGGACTATCTGTATCGTGTCCATCGCCTGCTCCACATCAGTCAGCGAGCCGAGCGACGGTATGGCAGGACTGATGTTGAACCGGTAGCGCAGGAATCCCGCCTTCTTCAGATTATAGCTCAACCGCATGGTGGGCGTGAAGGTATAGTAAGCATGGTCTTCCTCACTTTCCTTGAACCAGGCACGTGTCATTCCTACACTGCCCGCATAGCTGAAGTCCTTTACCTTGCCCTGCACCTCGAAGAAAGCGGATGTCTGCGACTGGTCCATCTTCGAAGTGGTAGGGTTGGAACCTTTATACTCATTCTCTGTCCGCATCTGATAGTGGCGGGCACCGCCGCTCAGCTTCACCTCCTTGAAGTTCTTTTCATAGATGGCTTCGCCAATGACGGAGCGCTTGTCACCGTCCACCAATGTCTGGATGTCTGCCAGCGGTGCGTTCTCGTCTTTGTACTCCTTGTATTTCCGGTTGTTCTTGGTATGGATGAGCGTTCCCGTTACATTCACCTGGATGCTCTGCTGATGGGGCAGGGTATGCTGGAAGTAAAGGTCGAGCACCGGAGAGTAGCTGGATGTGTGGTTGTTGACGTATGAATAGATGGACTCCGTGCTGCCCGCTGCCCACATCTTGTTCAGCTCATTCTGGTAGGGGGTATTGCTGAGGTTGTTACGGAAGATGGCATTGAATACATATTTGTCCGCTTTCGTCAGATTGTACGTCAGATTCAGGTTGTTGATGAAGCTCAGGGAGGGAGACTCGTCTTCGATGCCTTCCTTGATGCGGTCGATGGTGCGGTCGCCCAGATAGAAGGTTTCATGGGATTCGAGGCGGCTGTGATACTTGCCGTTCTTGTTGAAGTAGTCGATGCCCCATTCGGAGTTCTTGTAATTGAACTTCGCGCTCAGGAAATTCTCTCCCCATAGGGTGTGGGGCGAATCGGAGAGTTGGAAGTTCACAACACCGCCCGTTTCGCGGCGGCGCAGGATAATGTTGACTACGGCGCCCAGTTCATCGTCTCCGTACTGCTTGCCGGGGTCTTCGATGAACTCCACACGCAGTACGTCTTTGGCTCTGACGGCCGCTATCTCCTTGTCTGTCACTTTAATGCCGTTGATACGGGTTTGTACGGCCCCACCACCGCTGACGCTCATGCTGTTGCTCAGATTGTCCACTTGCAGACGGGCAATGCCGAGATTGTTCAGCAAGTCGTAGGCACCGAACGAGCGTTTCAGCTGGCTTTCGGAAGGCAGGATGATTTGCCGGTCTACCCGTTGCAGCACATTGCTGGCAGATACCGTCACTTCACCGAGGCTCACGGCATCTTCCTGCAACTGTACATCGCCCAGGTCGAGGCTTTTATTCAGTTTCAGCAGTATGTTTTCACTTTGGAGGCCGATAAAGGAGATGGAAAGGCGGTAATCGCCTGCCTTGATTTTAGGGAGGGCGAACTTGCCTTGTGCATCCGAGGTTACTCCGGTCACCAAAGTAGAGTCTATAGTCCATAATGACACATTGGCGGCTACAACTGCCTCTTGCGAGGCGTCCGTGACGCGTCCTTTGATGGAGAGGCTCTGTGCCTGCGTACGGAGTACGGAGAGGGCAAGCAATAGTAAAAAAAGTTGGGTTTTCATAATCGTTTGTATTAGTCTGTTACTGTTGGATAGGGATGCAAAAGTCACTCTTCCCGCTAAGGGAAGATGCTGAAGCTTGTATATCAGTTGTTTATACTTTCCTCGTCTGTCCGATGAAAGTTAGGAATGCATGAAGGAATAAATCTCGTACATCAGTGTCGAAACTTTGACAATCGTAAGTCCGAAGAGGAGTCCGAAGGTAATCCATAATGCAGTCTTTGCGTATCTCTTCATGAACCGTCTTTTTTAAGTTTGTTATATCGTTCTGTTATTTCTTCTATACTGATGCCGAGCAGCTCCATGCTGTGGAACATGTCGGCAAGCTGGTTTTCAAAAAACTCTTTCTTCTGTATTCGCATCACTTTCTTCACCGCATCTTTGGAGAGGTAGAATCCCATTCCCCGTTCCGGGTAGATGATGCCCTCTGCCTGGAGGTATTCATAGGCCTTCAACACGGTACGCGAGTTCACTGCCAGTTGTGTGGAGAGCTCCCTCACGGATACCACCCGCTCTTCTGCCTGCCATTCGCG
This genomic window contains:
- a CDS encoding TonB-dependent receptor; this translates as MKTQLFLLLLALSVLRTQAQSLSIKGRVTDASQEAVVAANVSLWTIDSTLVTGVTSDAQGKFALPKIKAGDYRLSISFIGLQSENILLKLNKSLDLGDVQLQEDAVSLGEVTVSASNVLQRVDRQIILPSESQLKRSFGAYDLLNNLGIARLQVDNLSNSMSVSGGGAVQTRINGIKVTDKEIAAVRAKDVLRVEFIEDPGKQYGDDELGAVVNIILRRRETGGVVNFQLSDSPHTLWGENFLSAKFNYKNSEWGIDYFNKNGKYHSRLESHETFYLGDRTIDRIKEGIEDESPSLSFINNLNLTYNLTKADKYVFNAIFRNNLSNTPYQNELNKMWAAGSTESIYSYVNNHTSSYSPVLDLYFQHTLPHQQSIQVNVTGTLIHTKNNRKYKEYKDENAPLADIQTLVDGDKRSVIGEAIYEKNFKEVKLSGGARHYQMRTENEYKGSNPTTSKMDQSQTSAFFEVQGKVKDFSYAGSVGMTRAWFKESEEDHAYYTFTPTMRLSYNLKKAGFLRYRFNISPAIPSLGSLTDVEQAMDTIQIVRGNPLLKTYQQFTNSLSYSYSKKQFNANLSVRHQYYDNPIMESIFVEDGKLILKDENQRSFQSLNAELMVGINGATLFGLKDFLTLYASGGYTRSWSEGLNYSHMYDEFYYSVMAQVQYKDFSLLGQFRKVQNNFFGETIKKNENQTAFMAMYTRRNLQAGIGIMFPFTNNYKVGKERISEVAPFRSETFVRETGQMVVLRMGYTFEFGRKHKAGNKGLNNSDTDSGIINMQR
- a CDS encoding MATE family efflux transporter, with protein sequence MLRKGDLTQGGITGTLLHFTLPMMVGSFLQQCYNIADTLIVGQCIGAGALAAVGSAYTLMVFLISVLLGLAMGSGTVFSLHYGAGNHVALRRSIFSSFVLIGIVTLILNVAVFIWLDPILRLLQVPQDIYGMMRSYLWIIFCGIVFTFIYNFYASLLRAVGDSVTPLWFLAVSVVLNIALDLFFILQLDWGIQGAAAATVLAQGVAALGIIIYTYRRRPELRWHHEDMCFDRTCLKEIASFSTLTCIQQSVMNLGILMVQGLVNSFGTAVMAAFAAAVKIDSFAYMPVQEFGNAFSTFIAQNFGAGRYDRIHRGVRSAFVTAVVFSLLVSVLVFIFAKPLILIFVRPDETEIIAVGVAYLRIEGAFYCGIGILFLLYGYYRAIRMPGMSVVLTVLSLGTRVVLSYWLASIPEIGVTGIWWSIPIGWLIADVVGIWCYRYVKGVRGS
- a CDS encoding HpaII family restriction endonuclease, whose protein sequence is MAFSATKRELGELYTFFRLLADGAVSLGTPKAEKDETLRWPVALIQREEHDGTRRYYIEAQEVRIVSGTAGKDGSFVPGEKEELRFPREDFGDAAELVLHLLKNVSGEEVEVSEGLEAFLDAVNIFDLEAKTEDRTDFSVAFWHPEAPLTGFNVRCRLTPMNPLLDGGRTANLKLEQSGVKFAVPTVNKVNALPESPTEVAERMMMIERLGGVLKYADVADRVFRCNLLMIDLHFPRMLAEMVRLMHLDGITRISELTERIKEMNPLKIKDELINKHRFYEFKMKQFLLALALGMRPAKIYNGTDSAVEGIFLTDGSGQVLCYHKSRPQVFADFLYQNTRLEKGAVEKDKYGFLERENGVWYFKLNVKIGLVKR
- a CDS encoding nitroreductase family protein, whose protein sequence is MNETLQTIKARRSVRAYTEQQVSAEDLNLILEAATYAPSGMHLETWHFTAIQNKEVLEELNDKIKGAFAKSDDLHTRERGHSQTYCCYYHAPTLVIVSNEPDKWWAGMDCACALENIFLAAKSLGIGSCWINQLGQTCDDPDVRAFLTKLGVPESHKVYGCAALGYAPADAPVKEKKVKEGTVTIIR
- a CDS encoding GntR family transcriptional regulator, yielding MDFKTNKPIYQQIVDFCFSKILTREWQAEERVVSVRELSTQLAVNSRTVLKAYEYLQAEGIIYPERGMGFYLSKDAVKKVMRIQKKEFFENQLADMFHSMELLGISIEEITERYNKLKKDGS
- a CDS encoding IMPACT family protein, whose product is MSEDTYKTIVAPSEGIYTEKRSKFIAIALPVRTVEEVKAHLETYQKKYYDARHVCYAYMLGHERKDFRANDNGEPSGTAGKPILGQINSNELTDILVIVVRYFGGIKLGTSGLIVAYKAAAAEAIAAATIIEKTVDEAVTFLFEYPFMNDVMRVVKEEEPEILEQSYDMDCRMTLRIRQSMMPKLRARLEKVETLRFE
- a CDS encoding glycerate kinase family protein, which gives rise to MKPQKIVIAIDSFKGCLTSAEAGEAAAQGVHAACPECQTIVLPVADGGEGMLDVLLAASNGKRITVRAHDPLMQPCDASYGISGDGNTAFVEMAAISGLPLVPADKRNPMKTTTFGTGELIHDALERGCLRFVIGLGGSATNDAGLGMLQALGFRFFDKEGHEVGSMEKGIALCGALLSEISSIDSSSAHPALKKACFTTACDVRNPFFGPNGAAHVFAPQKGADADMVKELDIAMQHLSDVIFHTTGKDVSLHPGAGAAGGMGGGLHAFLDAQLKPGIELLLETLDFAEKIKDADLLITGEGKSDRQTLMGKVPSGILQEARRQHIPVILLAGAIEDAGILNAAGFRGVFSITPSPISLEQAMQPEFAQENIQRTVEQICRIFF